A stretch of the Snodgrassella alvi genome encodes the following:
- a CDS encoding undecaprenyl-diphosphate phosphatase, which translates to MDIVLFLKALILGIVEGLTEFLPVSSTGHLIVVGNLLKFQTTGEVFDITIQLGAILAIIFEYKHRFAHIITHIGKEPATNRFVLNLAIAFIPAAIMGLLFSEQIKHYLFNPITVATALVIGGLLILWIEKRQTRCQPKVRSVEEMRPRDALVVGLAQILALIPGTSRSGSTIMGGMMWGIERKAATEFSFFLAVPVMIAATGYDMLKHLNEFTRDDLLLIAIGFIAAFLSALVAVKALLRFVAHKNYIPFAWYRIIFGGIILLTWVTGWVKW; encoded by the coding sequence ATGGATATTGTCCTGTTTCTCAAAGCACTAATACTGGGCATCGTAGAAGGCTTAACCGAATTTTTACCGGTTTCCAGTACCGGCCATCTAATTGTTGTTGGCAACCTGCTTAAATTTCAGACCACTGGCGAAGTATTTGATATCACTATTCAGCTAGGTGCCATCCTCGCTATTATTTTCGAATACAAACACCGCTTTGCCCACATCATCACGCATATCGGCAAAGAACCAGCCACTAACCGTTTTGTTCTCAATCTTGCCATTGCCTTTATTCCTGCCGCCATCATGGGTTTGCTCTTTAGCGAACAAATCAAACATTACCTCTTTAACCCCATTACCGTTGCTACAGCACTGGTTATCGGTGGCCTATTGATTTTATGGATTGAAAAACGTCAAACCCGTTGTCAACCCAAAGTACGCAGCGTAGAGGAAATGCGTCCGCGTGATGCCCTCGTCGTAGGACTAGCACAAATTCTGGCACTAATTCCGGGTACCTCCCGTTCCGGCAGTACCATTATGGGTGGCATGATGTGGGGTATTGAACGCAAAGCCGCTACCGAATTTTCTTTTTTTCTGGCCGTACCGGTGATGATTGCCGCTACTGGCTACGACATGCTCAAACATTTGAATGAATTTACTCGCGATGATTTGCTGCTGATTGCCATTGGCTTCATTGCCGCTTTTCTTTCTGCTCTGGTGGCGGTCAAAGCATTACTGCGCTTCGTTGCCCACAAAAACTATATTCCCTTTGCCTGGTACCGAATCATATTTGGCGGCATCATCCTGCTAACTTGGGTAACAGGCTGGGTAAAATGGTAA
- a CDS encoding SPOR domain-containing protein produces MHKYTSIRQAGKGLISFIVGLLIATAIIAGILFYLNKSKSDFKTPAIPEASAPQKPEILTPDNGASATQPFIPDGAASASSNSQSQTVPPASEPLNIGGIENQVTGVHTPATRPNEEHKEPAKTPKKVPSGGSKTHVTPEQILSNGSLEKAQQAAEKQHTGNKVYLQIGSYSNRTDADAQRAKLVMLGINSTVQTAKVNGTTKYRVQTDNLNQNQAGQIKKILQQHNIDSLTRAAS; encoded by the coding sequence ATGCATAAGTACACATCGATTCGTCAGGCAGGTAAAGGATTAATCAGCTTTATCGTCGGCTTATTGATAGCAACTGCCATCATCGCCGGTATCCTGTTTTACCTGAATAAAAGCAAGTCTGATTTCAAAACCCCAGCTATCCCTGAGGCATCTGCGCCACAAAAGCCGGAAATACTCACTCCAGATAACGGCGCATCTGCAACCCAGCCATTCATTCCCGATGGTGCAGCATCAGCATCTTCAAACAGCCAGTCGCAGACTGTGCCCCCTGCCTCAGAACCGCTAAACATCGGGGGCATTGAAAATCAGGTTACAGGCGTGCATACACCGGCAACCAGACCAAATGAAGAGCATAAAGAGCCGGCTAAAACACCCAAAAAAGTACCCTCAGGTGGTAGCAAGACTCATGTCACCCCCGAACAGATACTCAGCAACGGCAGTCTGGAAAAAGCTCAGCAGGCAGCAGAAAAACAACATACTGGCAATAAAGTCTATCTGCAGATCGGTTCCTACAGCAATCGTACCGATGCCGATGCCCAACGCGCTAAACTGGTGATGCTCGGTATCAATAGCACAGTACAGACAGCTAAAGTCAACGGCACAACCAAATACCGTGTACAGACAGACAATCTGAACCAGAATCAAGCTGGCCAGATTAAAAAGATACTGCAACAACATAATATCGATAGCCTGACCAGAGCAGCATCCTGA
- a CDS encoding NUDIX domain-containing protein has protein sequence MNTDKLVEVVAGVLYNPQGEFLLSSRPAGKAYAGYWEFAGGKVETGETYLTALQREFKEELGIDVIQATPWLTKIHKYEHAHVHLHFYRIGARQWRGQLCAREQQSWCWQQPGKLTVTPMLPANAPILAALSIPTKMRGQFNTGFHTVSAQEPQLKILPYHSGIAAATSIYAPANQLQYLAQQHPIDHIWAICSSREQWQQAQSAAAIIWPISSIDDMKLLLTLLQQEPSSVPVMVFQKKTGLTTPQPDWMNLGAHGIIHEQE, from the coding sequence ATGAATACCGACAAACTGGTAGAAGTTGTAGCCGGCGTACTATACAACCCACAAGGAGAATTTTTGCTTAGCTCCCGTCCAGCAGGTAAAGCTTATGCCGGCTACTGGGAATTTGCCGGTGGAAAAGTAGAAACAGGTGAAACCTATCTAACCGCCCTACAGCGCGAATTCAAAGAAGAGCTAGGCATTGACGTCATCCAAGCCACCCCATGGCTCACCAAAATTCACAAATATGAACACGCCCATGTTCACCTGCATTTCTATCGTATTGGTGCCAGACAATGGCGGGGACAACTTTGCGCTCGGGAGCAACAAAGCTGGTGCTGGCAGCAACCGGGTAAGCTTACAGTAACACCCATGTTACCGGCTAATGCGCCTATTTTGGCGGCTCTGTCCATTCCTACGAAGATGAGAGGGCAGTTTAATACCGGTTTTCACACTGTCTCTGCCCAAGAGCCGCAGCTCAAAATACTGCCTTATCACTCTGGTATTGCCGCAGCAACCAGCATATATGCACCTGCCAATCAATTACAGTATTTGGCACAACAACACCCTATAGACCATATCTGGGCAATCTGCTCTAGCCGTGAACAGTGGCAGCAGGCACAATCAGCTGCTGCCATTATCTGGCCAATATCCAGTATCGATGATATGAAATTACTGCTTACCCTGTTACAACAAGAGCCCTCAAGTGTGCCTGTCATGGTTTTTCAAAAGAAAACTGGTTTAACAACACCGCAACCCGATTGGATGAATCTAGGTGCACATGGCATCATCCACGAGCAGGAATAA
- a CDS encoding thiol:disulfide interchange protein DsbA/DsbL produces MLKKIIAIMATSLVFASGLVHASLVNVDYVVLDKPIPQLHKDKVEVLEFFSYSCIHCSHLEPYMLKEMKSFAPDTYLRPVHVVWDDDVYYNLARVAAAVNSTNMKLQADPLIFDAIFNKHIELWRPEVFNKWAVQQTAFDGQKLVKSYNSLENAAAATSMRKMGEKYNILSTPTVIVGGKYELKFPQGFAAGMKTLNELIEKVRNENSARAASARKLPKSIGASLAASANR; encoded by the coding sequence ATGCTAAAAAAAATTATTGCCATCATGGCCACTTCATTGGTATTCGCCAGTGGCCTAGTACATGCTTCACTCGTTAACGTAGATTACGTTGTACTGGACAAACCTATACCGCAGCTACATAAAGACAAAGTAGAAGTACTGGAATTTTTCTCCTACAGCTGTATCCATTGCTCCCACCTTGAACCCTATATGCTCAAGGAAATGAAATCTTTCGCCCCCGATACCTACCTGCGTCCAGTACATGTAGTCTGGGATGATGACGTATACTACAATCTTGCCCGTGTCGCCGCCGCAGTTAACAGCACCAATATGAAATTACAGGCAGACCCGCTGATTTTCGACGCCATTTTCAACAAGCACATTGAATTATGGCGGCCGGAAGTATTCAATAAATGGGCGGTACAGCAAACCGCCTTTGACGGACAAAAATTGGTTAAATCTTACAACAGTCTGGAAAATGCCGCCGCCGCTACCAGCATGCGTAAAATGGGTGAAAAATACAATATCCTCTCCACACCAACTGTAATTGTAGGCGGTAAATACGAACTTAAATTTCCGCAAGGATTTGCAGCGGGAATGAAAACCCTGAATGAATTAATTGAAAAAGTACGCAATGAGAATAGCGCACGTGCTGCAAGCGCACGTAAACTACCAAAAAGCATAGGCGCATCACTAGCTGCTTCTGCAAATCGGTAG
- a CDS encoding accessory factor UbiK family protein: protein MLSKKFFDDISEKLGDTISNSPIKDMEKNVKSMLGSAFNRMDLITREEFDIQQQVLLKTREKLAELESRVIALEALLAQNSNTDSAQPISSAENNNTSPA, encoded by the coding sequence ATGCTCAGCAAAAAATTTTTTGACGATATCAGCGAAAAACTCGGTGATACCATCAGCAATAGCCCCATCAAAGACATGGAAAAAAATGTTAAATCCATGCTAGGTAGTGCTTTTAATCGCATGGATCTGATTACCCGTGAAGAATTTGATATTCAGCAGCAGGTTCTTCTTAAAACCAGAGAAAAACTGGCTGAACTGGAAAGCCGCGTGATAGCACTGGAAGCTTTACTGGCACAAAACAGCAACACCGACAGCGCTCAACCAATATCCTCCGCAGAAAATAATAACACTTCACCTGCCTAA
- a CDS encoding YifB family Mg chelatase-like AAA ATPase — MSWAVVYSRALAGMAAPLVEVEAHLANGLPTFSIVGLPDTEVKESRDRVRAAIIQSGFDFPAKKITVNLAPADLPKESGRFDLPIAIGILAASGQIDPSALQTYELAGELGLSGQIRPIRGAIAMVEAARQAQRAFILPQDNAYQTALLPEAQVFGAETLAAVVAHLNYEQPLKAINTEHLHQYPAEISYPDMADVRGQQTARLALEIAAAGGHSLLMSGPPGTGKSMLAQRLPGILPPLTATELVSVWSLQSLLPHGQQQYQQNRPFRSPHHSTSAVALVGGGSDPRPGEISLAHHGILFLDELPEFDRKVLEVLREPLESGEIHISRAARQATYPAKFQLIAAMNPCPCGYLGHSVRACRCTPEAIVRYRNKISGPLLDRIDLIIEVPSLPASDLIQQADGESSCSIRERVSTARARQYQRQGKINAQLSNRELDNIARISREAKQTLAGAIEKLSLSARSFHRILRIARTLADMDDNHDVGNGHILRAISFRRAL, encoded by the coding sequence ATGTCATGGGCAGTTGTATATAGTCGTGCACTGGCTGGCATGGCAGCACCATTAGTAGAAGTAGAAGCACATCTGGCCAACGGTCTACCAACATTTAGTATAGTAGGATTACCGGATACAGAAGTTAAAGAAAGCCGCGACCGCGTCAGAGCAGCTATTATTCAGTCTGGGTTTGATTTTCCAGCAAAAAAAATTACCGTTAATTTAGCTCCCGCAGATTTACCCAAAGAATCTGGTCGTTTTGATCTACCCATCGCCATCGGCATATTGGCCGCTTCCGGCCAGATTGATCCAAGCGCACTACAGACTTATGAACTGGCCGGGGAACTTGGCTTATCCGGCCAAATAAGGCCTATTCGCGGAGCCATCGCTATGGTGGAAGCAGCACGGCAAGCACAGCGTGCCTTTATCCTGCCTCAAGACAATGCTTATCAAACAGCTCTTCTACCAGAAGCACAAGTCTTTGGAGCCGAAACACTTGCAGCTGTAGTTGCTCATCTCAATTATGAACAGCCGCTTAAAGCCATAAATACCGAACATCTGCATCAGTATCCTGCTGAAATCAGCTATCCAGATATGGCCGATGTACGCGGACAACAAACTGCACGGCTGGCACTGGAAATCGCAGCCGCTGGTGGCCATAGTCTGCTCATGTCTGGGCCTCCCGGTACCGGTAAATCCATGCTTGCACAACGTCTTCCGGGCATTCTTCCGCCACTGACCGCCACTGAATTGGTCAGCGTTTGGTCTTTACAGTCACTGTTGCCACACGGACAACAACAATACCAGCAAAATCGTCCATTTCGCTCTCCGCATCATAGCACCTCTGCTGTTGCATTGGTCGGCGGTGGTTCTGATCCACGTCCAGGTGAAATATCTTTAGCCCACCATGGCATTCTGTTTCTGGATGAACTGCCAGAATTTGACCGCAAAGTACTTGAAGTGCTGCGAGAACCTTTAGAAAGTGGCGAAATACACATTTCCCGTGCAGCACGGCAGGCAACTTATCCGGCCAAATTCCAGCTGATAGCAGCCATGAACCCTTGTCCATGCGGTTATCTAGGTCACTCAGTACGAGCATGCCGTTGTACACCTGAAGCCATAGTGCGCTACCGCAACAAAATTTCCGGACCCCTCCTCGATCGCATAGATCTCATTATTGAAGTACCCAGCTTGCCAGCAAGTGACTTGATTCAGCAGGCAGACGGTGAAAGCAGCTGTAGTATCCGCGAACGAGTCAGCACCGCCCGTGCACGCCAGTATCAGCGTCAGGGTAAAATTAATGCTCAGCTAAGCAACCGCGAGCTGGACAACATCGCTCGCATTAGCCGCGAAGCCAAACAGACTTTAGCCGGTGCCATTGAAAAACTATCCCTTTCAGCCCGCAGTTTTCACCGAATATTACGTATTGCCCGAACTCTGGCCGATATGGATGATAACCATGACGTTGGAAACGGGCACATTTTGCGCGCCATAAGTTTTCGCCGTGCTTTATAA
- a CDS encoding ATP phosphoribosyltransferase regulatory subunit → MQSWQLPEYIADILPSAARQLESAKEQLLALYRVHGYELVCPPLLEYSQSLLTRIDEGLSLKTIRVVDQLSGRQLGLRADITPQVARIDAHLLSANSGLNRLCYAGSVLHARPDGFLSTREPLQIGAELYGHAGIDADIELIDLMLKSLAIVNVSAPTLSLGHIGIFYALAEAAGLDDQQAASLLQLMQAKDASAVEKCVLQWHLSQQWIDAFIALPTLYGTQEVLQTARTILPDLPEISIALQQLQQICAAFAGYSIFIDLSELRVDNYHTGLLFAAYSEDWPDALARGGRYDGLGKYFGRSRPASGFSFDLRDLIGHLPPVEKLRGIKVSVHDAPAAKNEIEQLRSAGECVIIDYTPECNEVKGCDRQLVWQNQQWQLIPL, encoded by the coding sequence ATGCAGTCTTGGCAATTGCCCGAATACATTGCCGACATCCTTCCTTCTGCGGCGCGCCAGCTGGAAAGCGCCAAAGAACAGCTGTTAGCACTTTATCGCGTTCATGGCTACGAACTCGTCTGCCCTCCTCTGCTTGAGTATAGCCAATCTTTACTTACCCGTATTGATGAAGGTTTGTCTCTTAAAACCATCCGAGTTGTCGACCAGCTTAGCGGCCGGCAACTGGGTCTGCGTGCAGATATCACCCCGCAGGTAGCCCGTATTGACGCACATTTACTTTCTGCCAACAGCGGCCTAAACCGTCTGTGCTATGCCGGTTCAGTATTACATGCAAGACCTGACGGCTTTCTAAGCACTCGTGAACCTTTACAGATTGGTGCCGAACTATATGGCCACGCAGGTATCGATGCAGATATTGAGCTGATTGATTTAATGCTGAAAAGTTTAGCTATCGTTAATGTTTCTGCACCCACCTTATCGCTGGGGCACATCGGTATTTTTTATGCTTTAGCTGAAGCTGCCGGACTGGATGATCAGCAAGCTGCTTCACTATTACAGCTAATGCAGGCAAAAGACGCCTCAGCCGTCGAAAAATGTGTCCTGCAATGGCACCTTTCGCAACAGTGGATTGATGCCTTCATCGCCTTACCCACCCTATATGGAACGCAAGAAGTATTGCAGACCGCCCGCACCATATTGCCTGACTTACCTGAAATCAGCATAGCACTACAACAGCTTCAGCAAATATGTGCGGCTTTTGCTGGCTACAGCATCTTTATCGATCTGAGCGAACTGCGAGTAGACAATTACCATACCGGATTACTGTTTGCCGCCTACAGTGAAGACTGGCCAGATGCGTTGGCACGAGGCGGCCGCTATGATGGATTGGGCAAATATTTTGGCCGTAGCCGCCCAGCCTCAGGATTCAGTTTTGACTTACGAGATTTAATTGGGCATCTGCCACCAGTAGAAAAACTACGCGGCATAAAAGTCAGCGTGCACGATGCCCCCGCTGCAAAAAACGAAATAGAGCAACTGCGTTCAGCCGGTGAATGTGTCATCATTGATTACACTCCTGAATGCAACGAAGTTAAAGGATGCGACCGCCAACTTGTCTGGCAAAACCAGCAATGGCAACTGATTCCTTTGTAG